One window of the Spirochaetia bacterium 38H-sp genome contains the following:
- the trpA gene encoding tryptophan synthase subunit alpha, with the protein MHKKRIMAHMIPYYPSPEASYDVVRGLVDGGAWALEVQFPFSDPTADGPAIQGACTTALENGFTVDKGIDFIKKIRKDYPKLPVFVMSYASIPYRVGIPRFVSIMAELGINGLIIPDLPPDYDEGFYEECITRDLQPVPVVIPDMTEERLSLITDKAGEYIYAALRKGITGQHTELGEDNIGLLSVLKNRGYKTLAGFGIDSPEQVAKLSRHAYAIVAGSVFVRICKENRDDIYGSVKKKVEYLLL; encoded by the coding sequence ATGCATAAAAAAAGAATAATGGCACATATGATACCTTATTATCCGTCACCGGAAGCTTCTTATGATGTTGTACGTGGCCTTGTGGATGGTGGAGCATGGGCTCTGGAAGTGCAGTTCCCTTTTTCTGATCCCACTGCGGATGGACCGGCCATCCAGGGGGCGTGCACTACAGCGTTGGAAAACGGATTTACTGTTGATAAAGGAATAGATTTTATCAAGAAAATAAGAAAGGATTATCCAAAACTGCCAGTCTTTGTTATGAGCTATGCCAGTATACCTTACAGAGTGGGAATTCCTCGTTTTGTTTCTATCATGGCGGAACTGGGGATAAATGGGCTTATTATACCGGATTTACCTCCTGACTATGATGAAGGGTTTTATGAAGAATGTATTACAAGGGATTTGCAGCCTGTTCCTGTTGTTATTCCTGATATGACAGAAGAAAGGCTTTCTCTTATTACTGATAAAGCAGGGGAGTATATATATGCTGCTCTAAGAAAAGGAATAACGGGACAGCATACTGAATTGGGAGAAGACAACATTGGTTTGTTATCAGTATTAAAAAATAGAGGTTATAAGACACTTGCCGGTTTTGGTATTGATAGCCCGGAGCAGGTGGCAAAGCTATCACGCCATGCTTATGCAATTGTTGCGGGCTCTGTTTTTGTAAGGATATGCAAAGAAAACCGAGATGATATCTATGGTTCTGTAAAGAAAAAGGTAGAGTATTTGCTTTTATAA
- the trxA gene encoding thioredoxin, which produces MAINITAADFKKEVIESDIPVLVDFWAEWCAPCKMVAPVLEELSNAYSGKLKVVKVNVDEEPDLAGNYGVVSIPTILLFKNGEVVKQHIGAAPLSVFEQLVQSYI; this is translated from the coding sequence ATGGCAATAAACATAACTGCTGCAGATTTTAAAAAAGAAGTTATAGAATCCGATATCCCGGTTCTTGTGGACTTCTGGGCCGAGTGGTGTGCTCCATGTAAGATGGTTGCTCCTGTTCTAGAAGAACTTTCCAATGCATATTCAGGCAAGCTTAAGGTTGTAAAGGTAAATGTGGACGAAGAACCCGATCTTGCTGGTAACTATGGAGTTGTAAGTATCCCTACAATACTTTTATTTAAAAATGGAGAAGTTGTAAAACAGCATATAGGAGCGGCTCCTCTATCTGTTTTTGAACAGCTTGTTCAGTCTTATATTTAG
- a CDS encoding cyclic nucleotide-binding domain-containing protein yields MSNPLLEKYGKIFPAGTIIFREGDSGDNMFIIQQGKVKISKNISGKEHTLAVLDKGDFFGEMAIVIRAPRSATAMAMTDVLVLSFTREGFQSMVEKNSKIALTIIDRLCRRLQQTNMQLQHLVKNNLKSLIMLDLYFAFKGSDGILKSIPYKSTVNEIALNKEVDTEEVVNIIKEFMEEGLFSIEGDELLLLDFKKLASIVDNQNIK; encoded by the coding sequence ATGTCAAATCCCCTTTTGGAAAAATATGGAAAGATATTTCCTGCAGGTACGATTATATTCAGAGAAGGAGATTCCGGTGATAACATGTTTATCATTCAGCAGGGAAAGGTGAAAATATCAAAAAACATAAGTGGTAAAGAACATACTCTGGCTGTTCTTGATAAAGGGGATTTTTTTGGTGAGATGGCTATTGTTATACGTGCCCCTAGGAGTGCAACGGCCATGGCGATGACAGATGTGCTTGTTCTTTCTTTTACCCGCGAGGGTTTTCAGAGCATGGTTGAGAAAAACTCCAAGATAGCACTTACAATAATTGACAGATTATGCAGAAGACTTCAGCAGACCAATATGCAGCTTCAGCATCTTGTTAAAAATAATCTCAAGAGTCTTATAATGCTGGATCTTTATTTTGCTTTTAAAGGTTCTGATGGTATTCTCAAGTCTATTCCCTACAAAAGTACTGTCAATGAGATCGCACTCAATAAAGAAGTGGATACGGAAGAAGTAGTTAATATAATAAAAGAATTTATGGAGGAAGGACTTTTTTCCATAGAGGGGGATGAACTCCTTCTTCTTGATTTTAAAAAGCTTGCTTCCATTGTTGACAATCAGAATATAAAATAA